The genomic interval tagtcctagactaaaatacatgtttgagctgtcccaactgaaaataacttgtattgacagatcttaaaatatgctaGTGTCATCAATTTGTcttaagatacacaccagttatgtctttttctaaggcatgtgTTATAAAAGACgtttaaaccttttcatttaactaaagcctagtcctggctttagctaagccttgtctgtgaaacaaGACCTTGAAGTGGTAAATGAATTTAATTGAGGATATTTATGATTTATtagaataggctttatgcccagctgcttcagccagctccttgtttcctctctgccattattggacaaactgattattccaggtgtgtctgattattgttgttgtgactactgaggtcaggcacacctggattaatcagtttgtccaataatggcagacaggaaacaaggagctggctgaagttcaggaagtagtgcagctgggcataaagcatattggaattgaacttcgattGTTAATGATGAagtagagcgaggacacaacGATGCAAGAttgctgaagaacgcatattgagaaacagccttgaACTTTCCTTAAATTAAAACAGAATGTGCTGTTGTACCATAACTCATTATCATAAATGATATTGTTTTGTTGTCATAACTAATAGCCAATATATTCTTAAAGGCTAAAATAAAGCTTTTCATGCTTTTttaatttgtgtgtgttttcagaGATCATGTCAGACGAGAGACCTAGTGGAGGAGACTGTGTGGATGCCAAACAGGCAATGAATGAGTATGTGTGATTTTATCAGCTATTGCTAGATTTTACATATAAATTAATGCTAATGTATAATCTATAgtttgtatgtatgtttgtATCATAACACTACTCTACGATACCCTGAAGTGACTGTAAATGCTTTCCATTTGAATTATGAATAAACTAAGAAAGTCTCTTTTTTTTCTCAGGGGACCGATTAAGAATACAGATCAAGGAGTAGATCAAGCAGATGCAAAAGATGATTTACATGATTTTAAATACAATATGAAGTATCCCAGCGTGGGACAGTGTGTCATCATCAACAACAAGAATTTCCACAAACGTACAGGTAAGATGTATGAAGATATGGTGAGAGGAAGATAGCTGCTATTCAATAGTTTTTTCATACACAGCAGTGGTTGGATTGTTTAATGCTCAGATTTTAAATTCTGGACATACAGCTAATCAGTTGATGGGTTAATGCCATCTAACTAATCACAGATTGGCTGATGACACCTGAAGATGCGGAGTCACAGTCCTTTACTAGAGACGGCagaaaagagagaaaaacataAATCCATTTTAAGGATgtattgtgttacttttgttatctcttggcagaaatgcaatataatctacgTAACTATATAATCAGAGGTGTACAttatgaactgttatgtttttattaccttaaaatgagtcGTTTTTGTCTACATACACCATGGGTCCCTCTAAACTGTTATATAAAGAGCATGTTTTGTCACTGCGTTGCCTCAGATGctgatgtgtttgtcttgtggTGTCtgccgtagcttttctatgcgtttcgaaCATAGGTAtttataaaggctagatgtgtcatctggcggccatcttacgacagggtgCTCGCttactcgtagcattgagttttaatggtgcaggtactttaaaatgaccataacttgctcaattttctatcgattttcaaacggtttggtttcttacaaacattattaacgtggctataattctgaaTGCTTTAACATGATTCATAAAAATTACTCATTAATTATGTAGTGTTATAGGTACATctctgacgtttataacaaaccaaaccgtttgaaaatcggtagaaattaagcaagttatggtcatttaaaagtacatgctccATTAAACACAATACTACGAGtaagcgagctgcctgtggtaagatggccgccacatGCTGACGTTCCACCGAGACATCtatgctgagtcccaattcgcctacttatactacgacctaaaagtatgtactgtttttgtgaggaaaacgtACATACTTTTGAGTGTGTATCAAAAGAGTATGCACGTTCTGGGACGTACTTCGATGACGTCATGCAACGTGAACGAAAACGTGGTTGCCTAGTTACGCACACCACGACTGTTTACaatatttcattcattcttataacttatgtccaatataattttttttactattcccatctttttttctcataattttttttcacaatacattttacaatgtgTTCTACCAAGTTAAGGAGTGAAGTAGGGTGTCATCGTAGAACCAAACGCAGGTCGTTTGTGAGGCGACTGGTTCTGATGTTCATGTGCAATGTGTGTAACGAaagctacttattttaaagtcaaaatatttaaagtttatagtataactattGTTTAACTTATATTATACTTAATTTTATACTTATGTATATAACTCAAAAATACCCAGATAAAAatgaaccatgcttttactatagtaaaagtgtagtaaccatgtttcttTGGTTGGACTAATAAAGTtaagttaacatttgtacagccaCAGTATTACTACAAATAAGTCAGTGTGGTTAAGCTCCTCCCTCCCACACGCAATGGGTTGTGGGCAATATTAGCTGCATTGATCTGCACTTCGAATTCTAACCGGAAATAGTAGACCATCCGGGTATCTTTGGGATACTCATTTTAACATGCTACGATTTGGGACGTACTTATTCTAGTTTCGCATACTATTTAGGACGGATAGtatgcgaattgggactcagcactagcctttatacatatctatgcgtttcgaaaggaaggggtgagctgtggagaatagccattggttgcaatttacacgttcaccactagatgctgctaaaatctacacacctTTAAACAGTTCAGTGATACGAAATTTGAGATTTATATGTTGCTTGCAAAAATATAGCAGGTGTTTAATTAAAAGGCTGCTTGCTGGAGCTAACTACAAAAATCTTAACCCATTAGATAAGAGCTGAGCAAAACACTGACTGCATAGAGGATcagaatgtttttttgtgaaagtactttgtttttaattaatttgttttaaaggaATGGGAGTTCGTAACGGAACAGACGTGGATGCAAAGAAAGTGATGGAGGTCTTCACAAACCTGGGTTTTAAAATCAGCATTAGCAATGACCAAACTGTCTCACAGATGAAAGATTTGTTAACTAAAGGTTTGTGTCGAGCTGCTTGTCATTTATGTCACTAATGTTTCTGCTTGAATCTTTTATTCACCAattctggatgtttttccccCGGCAGTATCTAAGAGTGATCACAGTCGTTCGGCcatgtttgtctgtgtgttgtTGAGTCATGGAGATGATGGAGTGATCTACGGCACAGATGACTCTATAGAGCTAAAGGATCTCTTTCAGCTCTTCAGAGGAGATCGCTGCTCCACGCTTGTTGGAAAACCCAAACTTTTCTTCATCCAGGTGAGCTTCAGGATTTCCTGTGTAATTTAACTTCTaaaacatttaggggcggtttcccggaccagaattagcttaatccaggactaggccttagtttaattaggaaatataactagttttaacaaatatgccttactaaaaacattacctgtgtgcattttgaggtaaaacaaacagccctgatgtattttaagatatgtaagtgcaagttgttttcaatttggagagctcttaaaagtgtttaagtctaggactagcctaatccctgtccaggaaactgccccttagggtcagtttcccggacaggatttaggccttatttatattaggacatttcaGAAGCTTTTACTAGTTGTTttacatcttgagacaaaacaataccACTGGTGTATGTAAAGATATGTCAGggtaagatgtttttaaatgaaggcagctcaaacatgcattttagtctgggacttcCTCTGtctaggaaaccgccccatagccTTTACAACATAAAAGGACAAACACTCCTGTGACATGTTTTTCCAGCATCCAGTTATTATTTCGTTTAAAgaggccatggcacaagacttttttaaaggcacaccatgaaactttttggccactagggggtgctagacatgtatttttcacttctagcgcccctagaggtcacaagcgccgcagcactgttgcaaaggaaaggaactggccaaccttaaaactaaactaaaaactaaacatttaaaatgctaaacgatcaacattttgagacaacagggagaaacgcagtcatgttacaactttctgatgaggaacccgtcgtggcagaagccatttctcaatctgaaggttgcagcctccgaatgtcgtatttctaagctgtatacgtcatcaagactctcttatttcacaatattaacaattacaaagttgactattatacttagttaatcgtaaattgttgcagtatgcttatgacttgcgaatgtaatgctcagtttaccttaataaaccaggcttgatgacgtgtgcagcctgcatatttgacctccggaggctgcagccttccaattgagaaacgaccaaaaatatttccttgcctttttccaaacaaatattgttgcatcgtctctctctctccctcgccaccaggattttccgcaatagCGCtcgttttttctctcttttgtgtgaaaattgtcggtccaaatccaagtaaaccgatgtgatCCAAGCAGACCTAAaggctgccgctttgtaatacgtcacgcgagtgacagcggaacgcagcaaatgaggaagagagaagagagaaacactcggatctgattggtgaatgagtagggtttggttttacactgtgagcaagtttgactgctgtagtatcctggattgtaatgtaaataccatagacacagtaaaagaaaggtaaatacgtgaacacagcatctgaatacagcgAACTATaagcaagataatcgccgtcatttataaagaacatcgcatttatgtatgaatcaagatcgtgagtttatataaaaaaattgccttaaaggggaatcgaacccgggtcgcccttgttataggtccgtgacactaaaacTGTGCCACGGAGTCACATGCTATAAgatgctctctacactccttaagtagcctccagcaaaattcacgttaaaaaccaattgtgtggaggaagtgacgtatgccgtaaagcagtcgaattttgtagttttttttggtgctctggttactaccagaaaccctaagttttaaaatacgagtaaaagtgatacagaccttgtcaggctatggtagacatgtcattcaacctatttaaagtcgatgtactaccacaagggtcttgataatttattatgaaggttgaaaaattacatggtgtcactttaagatgtcaaataaatctttgatgtccccagagcacatatgtgaagttttagctcaaaataccatgtagatcatttattatagcatgttaaaattgacactttgttggtgtgtgcaaaaatgcaaatgagctgatgaaattcaaacattgatcacaatgatggtggtttgttgcagttaaaaactcaattgtgctgtcaattattttttctctctcactttttctctgcactaaatggcagtgctgtgattggatagtgcaaattaagggggcggtattattttaataaaagctCTTTATGACGTCATAAAGagggccaaatttcaacgacatatttttgtatgtgcttgtacagaattgtttaccaaaactaagttattgggttgatctttttcacattttctaggttgatagaagcactggggacccaattatagcacccaacatggaaaaagtctgattttcatgccatggcccctttaagtaaaGTCTGGTGGGGTGGTTACAGCTTGGTTGAGTTTTTAAGCTTCAGTCCCCCAAAATGTACAGGAAACCAAATCTGTTTGCATTCACGTATATTCAACTTTAAACTTATACTGTTATGCACACATCATCCTGCAAAATCTTTCCCACCAAACGTAAATCACTGAGGCATTCCTTACATTGTGACATATTAGAGAGCATTCTCATtgtattacacaaaaattgcaTTTCCCCTGTGTGCAAGATGAGTCATCTGTCTGTTTCCTATGAGAGGAAGATTTTAAATTAGGAAAGCTGCTATAATGTTATTTTGTCAACCGTTAAGGATATGGTCTACATGTGGCTTTCCCTCTCCTCTgtcccatgacagttttttgcagcatccctcctccaccccattgCTTATCTCTCTGCTGTTATACCTATCCCAGTTATGGAGGGGGGACTACTGTGGTTTTGGTTAGTTCCATGCTCTGAGCATTCCCCTCGGATATATGAAATAGGAAAGCTGCTATAATGTTATTTTGTCAGCCGTTAAAAAGAGTACTAGCAAATAAATGACCCCAATGCTAATAGAGATGTTTATGTTCTGTTTCTCTTGTAtatacaggcttgcagagggaCAGAGCTGGATTCTGGCATTGAGACTGATAGTTGTGATGACTCAGCGGGACAAAAGAGAATTCCGGTTGAGGCAGACTTCCTATATGCATACTCCACTGTACCAGGTGCTGTATAAAAATAGACACGTTCTTGTGTAGCTTGTGACTATGTGATATGACTCTGTGGCTGTTGGAATGGATGCAGCTGTAATaggagaaataaaaaaacaataaacaacaagGTTGTTAAAgagataattcacccaaaaataattctgtcatcatttactcgctcTTAAACGGGACAtaacatgaaaatctgactttttatatgtttaaagggacagtaagtagggttttaagtgttttattaatcaaaatcaatgtctttattcataaatatgtccttgttggtgtcaaatgacctcttccagtgatctgaattttttttgtaagcttagaatttcttctctttactgaCATTGAATGGAAAAGTCCATGGAGGCATCCATGTCATTCCgccatactgataaactataatagcagagagggacaaaaagcactagcctaccaatgtGTTTCCACAACGCTTTTTCATTCAGAAGGAGaaggacaaggagatcagtgattacataacacCTACCGTAGTTGCATCACGcattaaaacagcacatttttgctcaaacctacacagtgtgaattttaatataataaattaaatgtccCCTTTTAAGTATAAATTCAATAATTTTTTGCAAGCttattacagggttcccacgggtccttgaaatccttgaaagtttgtgaatctgggggaaatcatttaaggccctgggaagtttttgaaaatatacatacatagatacaggtcattgaaagtgcttgaatctattttatgtaagaagttttctggaaaaaatccatattattccctgtgtagtgtaggataatatcataaaaattctagatttTTTACGCACCCGTGctaaactgtttaaatgcttatatcttctgtgttgatttataccaaaatggttttttgcatagttgtatTTGACACATGAAATCGTCTCTTCATGTTGtgtccctgagaagggaacgagacgctgcgtctcccttgccatacttcctgcgtccctgtaacgccgtctttgccaatatttcagatatggctcccgcgtcaccctgtttttgtcgttaagcctcatcattggttgaatttgatgcacattcagacacacttacccctggaggcgtccccaaagtgtcaccgtagTGACTCAGTGCGAGTTCCCTctaaagggaactgtaacaatgtatcttaaaaggtaacacgatgtaaccttgatctcactttgaaatgtgtcccacaTTTAGTTcttaaatttgagggtattggacctggaaagtccttgaaaggtccttgaatttgaagttaactaaggtgtgggaaccctgttattAGTTAAATAGTTAGTAGGTGAAATATAAAGAATTATTACTGACGTAAATGAaagatattaataataatagaaactataaaatgtataaatattttgACTAACCTAATCAGTAATCACAATATGATACCAGATACCACTCCTATCATGTCTAAATTATTTTACCATTTATATCCATAgtactgattaaaaactaaacgaaatcaggaaatgataaagtGCATACGTTCTGCCCTAATAATCTCTCTTTCTGTTTGTCCAGGTTATTATTCCTGGAGGAACGTTTGTAATGGTTCATGGTTCATCTCATCGCTGTGTGAGATGCTGTCAAAATATGGGAAGCAAATGGAGATCATGCGGATCATGACACGTGTCAACCACAAGGTGGCTCTGGACTTTGAATCCTCCTCCAATCTGCCTGGATTTGATGGCATGAAACAGATACCCTGCATTGTGTCTATGCTCACCAAAGAGCTCTATTTCCCGTAATAATGCTACATAACTGTAAACACTtttgaatcattttaaaatgctagaaatacatttaaatgttcCTGTGATgtgtaaaatgtttacattgCTGAATTTGACACAATTTGACATCTTATCAggctgcattattattattattatattattatagtaTAATATATGCATTAAATTATCTTAATAACTCAGGATTtttattatgaaaatatttaCTTTGGCAGTTTCTGTGTTTTGATGACGTTGCTATGAAGGTTATGGCATATACTGTGTGGGTAAAAACCAACCATGTGCTTTTCCTAAAGCATGTGTTCAACTTGATGCATATCAAAATGGAAGCAGTGCatgttggtttattttttaaaatgctttgtTTACAGAAAACTCACAAAtagatataaaaataattatagaaaaaaagatttaatagacaataaaatgataaataaatcaaaaacatTTAAGGAGAAACATCTTGACACTGAAGGTTGAGTGTAAACTTAtgcatacagtactgtgcaaaagtcttaagccaccatgccagaattagatttgttgttatagtgctcatatataattatttctcagtctctttaatagaatacagccagaaaatacaggaaatgtgtatatagtattaaaaactgtattaaaatgtaaactgaagtGTTTTTTGGGGTAAatttccacttgagcaatagcaggaaactgcaggatctcttaaacctaaataaaactaaatcataatttctaattttgaagaaattagtctttttacttcattctgctcaaaaaacctcaagatgtgtttagtgccaaaagaggtcacactaaactcTGACGATGCCTACACTGTCAGAGATGGgggtacgaagctgtcactggggcagtaccctttaaaaaaggtcctaatatgtaccatttaggtacaaatatgtacctttaaaggtgtaCCTTGTAAATATGTAcctacaaaggtgtacctttttgaaagggtactgtcccagtgacaacttttgtacctttatttctgagagtgtaaagaagacatttagttctaaacatttattttttggtacatatttcctatattttctgtgtgtatcttaataaaatagattgaaaaataaatatgggtggacattaaaacttttaaaacaacaagtctggtggatAATAAGCAGATTTCTTGAGGGTACTTTAAGACCGGATAAGCACGGATCCATATAATTTAATttctttctgaactgtttgCATTCACTTTAAGATATAACTGACTGTTTTTATGAGATACTTGCCAAGACTGTGTTATTTCAAGATAATTTTGGGTGTATGTTGTAAGCGCAGAGAGATTCTGTGTTTACGTGCTGTTTGAAacgtgtgtctctgtgtgtgcgcTTATACAGTAAATGTGCGCACAGAAAACAACTCACTGTAACATCTTGTGCTgaaattgtttaaatgttaacattcgcacagtttaaaaacacatgcaaaccATAAACGTTCTATCTAAAGATTTTTGagtaattattattacagagattattcatttattcgtgaattcttttgcttttattttgtgtctcttctCTGACTGGGTGTGCCAGGCGGTGGGGCAGTGCCACCCTGGCACTTAGCCTGGCAGCCCCGCCACTGGGTCATACATATAAGTTCTTgcattatttcttttttgaaCTCaactgtcttgtctctgttcacACATCTGATACTGAATTTCTTCTGAACTTAAAGTCATCTTGTGGTGAGTgattttgcttgtttgttttaaataagtgGTTGTGTATTTGGTTTGAGTAAAAGGTTTAGATTACAATAAATAGCTTATTATTGTTTAGATGTAATTGTATATGGCACTCAAGATAATCAAGACTTTAATGTATATTTGGAAGATGTCATGGATGTTAATGAGGTCCGTCTATTAAATGCTGGCAAAGTGTTTATCTCATTTTCAGGTTTCAGCAGTTTTAATGAAACTTGTTATAACTTAATTTCCAAATATAAAAACACTTTTTCTCACTATAACCTGACAAATTATTTCCccaaaaacagtgacatacttAGAtccccacactgtaaaaaatgcagcatttccGTCAAATCAACAAGTTATGCAACTTAAAATCTAAAATAGTATTTAAATTACCTTGCAAAACCAAACTAGTTTTTACTTCATGCTGCATTGACCACTGACCCTGACATTTACATATCTAACCAATCTAATGTAAATCATGGAATATTATATTTTTGACatcacaaattttttttattatataaaaaatgtaatacttgTTGTACACAcacatggacaattacactgcttcatgttcaaagaaaaatatttggttattatatttattggttcttcctaaccgcAAAATCGCTGGTAGAAATcttaaaaaagacaaaccaaagctcgggtcttaggaggttaaccCCCGGTTTCATAGACAAGGCTTAAGTCTATAGATTAAGACACTTTTTTGAgttgtctcaactgaaaataccTTGTACTGACAGATGTTAAAATATGCTAGTGTCATTGATTTGTCTTtacactaaaaaaaacaaactttttggtgtagtaatatttattagattaactctcataatttctacataataatattaacatttattgagaactagattttcctaagtaaaatgatgataaatacacaattaattaatgtaaaaaatgaactgtgt from Misgurnus anguillicaudatus chromosome 16, ASM2758022v2, whole genome shotgun sequence carries:
- the LOC129422652 gene encoding caspase-3 encodes the protein MSDERPSGGDCVDAKQAMNEGPIKNTDQGVDQADAKDDLHDFKYNMKYPSVGQCVIINNKNFHKRTGMGVRNGTDVDAKKVMEVFTNLGFKISISNDQTVSQMKDLLTKVSKSDHSRSAMFVCVLLSHGDDGVIYGTDDSIELKDLFQLFRGDRCSTLVGKPKLFFIQACRGTELDSGIETDSCDDSAGQKRIPVEADFLYAYSTVPGYYSWRNVCNGSWFISSLCEMLSKYGKQMEIMRIMTRVNHKVALDFESSSNLPGFDGMKQIPCIVSMLTKELYFP